In Humulus lupulus chromosome 7, drHumLupu1.1, whole genome shotgun sequence, the following are encoded in one genomic region:
- the LOC133789382 gene encoding uncharacterized protein LOC133789382, whose amino-acid sequence MSSSVQSGHLNLGALCKYIVISGTFLFFFYLVFFDTNHHGDHHYQPYSDLLETLKQKLPKPSCSTTTPTNISHLVFGVIGSMNTWKRKRFYSTAWWRPNVTRGHVFLDRAPTKEFLPWPPSSPPFEISENITMRKIYPKLASPIQVRMLRTSLEMFRQGDENVRWYVVCDDDTVLMVDNLVEILSKYDHTKYYYIGTSSESLSSDFGLSFDMAFGGAGYVLSYPLASMVASTLDSCIERYPFIKFSDFFMYTCLADLGVALTHNNGFHQIDLRGDISGFLSAHPQTPFLSLHHMDNINPIFPTTKDQPTAINHLMKAANVDQSRLLQQTICHHRPTNWTFSVAWGYSAHVYESILPRSFLRKPLQTFRDWSGGRPPRSVINPRWPTNDPCQAPHAFFFDSINDDDNGVVITTYVRASPRGLPAACSSSGNHSADHIDRIRVFSLAKLPLEAGGRECCDVVYAAGMDTTTEVRYRACLNQEVTA is encoded by the exons atgtcTTCTTCAGTTCAGAGCGGTCATTTAAATCTGGGAGCTTTATGCAAGTATATAGTCATTTCAGGtacatttctcttcttcttttacttAGTTTTTTTCGATACAAATCATCACGGTGATCACCATTACCAACCTTATTCCGATCTCTTAGAAACCCTAAAGCAAAAACTACCAAAACCTTCTTGTTCTACAACAACTCCGACCAATATTAGCCACCTTGTGTTCGGAGTCATTGGCTCCATGAACACATGGAAGCGCAAAAGATTCTACTCCACAGCTTGGTGGAGACCAAACGTGACTCGAGGACATGTCTTTCTAGATAGAGCTCCAACCAAGGAGTTTCTACCATGGCCGCCATCTTCTCCTCCTTTCGAAATCAGCGAAAACATAACTATGAGAAAAATTTACCCCAAACTCGCCTCGCCAATCCAAGTTCGGATGTTGAGGACGAGTTTGGAGATGTTCAGACAGGGTGACGAGAATGTCAGATGGTATGTCGTTTGCGACGACGACACCGTTTTAATGGTGGATAACTTGGTTGAGATTCTAAGCAAGTACGACCATACCAAGTACTATTATATTGGAACTAGCTCAGAGAGTCTCAGCTCAGACTTTGGATTGTCGTTCGACATGGCTTTTGGTGGAGCTGGTTACGTGTTGAGTTACCCTTTGGCTTCAATGGTGGCTTCAACCTTGGATAGTTGTATTGAGAGATATCCCTTTATAAAATTCAGTGATTTCTTTATGTATACTTGTTTGGCTGATCTTGGAGTTGCTTTAACTCATAACAATGGCTTTCATCAG ATTGATTTAAGGGGTGACATATCAGGGTTTCTATCAGCACATCCACAGACACCATTCCTCTCCCTCCACCACATGGACAACATCAACCCAATCTTTCCGACCACGAAGGACCAACCCACCGCCATCAACCACCTCATGAAGGCTGCAAATGTCGACCAGTCCCGCCTTCTCCAGCAGACCATATGCCACCACCGCCCCACCAACTGGACCTTCTCGGTCGCCTGGGGCTACTCCGCCCATGTCTACGAATCCATACTCCCTCGCAGCTTTCTCCGCAAACCACTCCAGACGTTCAGGGACTGGTCCGGTGGAAGACCTCCGCGCAGCGTTATCAATCCACGGTGGCCCACCAACGATCCTTGCCAAGCCCCTCATGCCTTCTTCTTCGACTCCATAAACGACGACGATAATGGAGTCGTTATCACCACTTATGTGAGAGCCTCTCCTCGTGGTTTGCCGGCGGCTTGTTCTTCCAGCGGTAACCATTCTGCCGATCACATCGACAGAATTCGGGTGTTTTCTCTGGCCAAACTACCCTTGGAG GCCGGAGGAAGAGAATGCTGCGACGTTGTATATGCAGCCGGAATGGACACTACTACGGAGGTCAGATACAGGGCATGCTTGAACCAAGAAGTCACTGCCTAG